From the Rhizobium sp. SL42 genome, the window GGGTTTCCACCACTTTGCCGGACTTCATCACCACCAGCTTTTCGCACATGTGGCTGATCACCGAGAGGTCGTGGCTGACCATGACAAAGGTGAGGCCGCGATCCTTGCGCACCTGTTCGAGCAGGTTGAGGATCTCCGCCTGGATCGAGGCATCGAGTGCCGAGGTCGGCTCGTCGAGCAGCAGGATCTTCGGCTCGAGGATCAGCGCGCGGGCAATTGCGATGCGCTGGCGCTGACCGCCCGACAGCTGGTGCGAAAAGCGGAAGCGGAAGCCGCTGCCAAGGCCCACCTCGTCGAGGGCGCGGGCGATACGCACCTCCGCATCCGGAATCCCATGGATCGCGAGCGGTTCGAGCAGCAGCCGGTCGACGGTCTGGCGCGGATGCAGCGAGCCATAGGGATCCTGAAAGACCATCTGGACCGTGCGGTAGAATTCGCGGTCGCGCCGGCGGCCGCTGTAACTGCGGCCGCTCACAGTCAATGTGCCCTCATCGAACGGGTTCAGTCCGGCGACAGCGCGCAGAAGCGTCGACTTTCCCGACCCGGATTCGCCGACGATGCCGAAGGACTGGCCCGTCTCGACATCGAGACTGACGGTATCGAGCGCCCGAAAACCATCAAAGCGCACGATCATGTCACGGATGGACAGGGACAGTTTCATAGCTTCCACTCCGCCTGGCGCTCCAGCACCGGCAGCGGATGCCGGTCGGCCGCGATCTGCGGCAGGCAGTTGAGGAGACCTTGGGTATAGGGATGTTTGGCCTCGGACAGTTTCGATGCCTCGATCTCCTCGACCACCTTGCCGGCATACATCACCAGCACCCGGTCGCAGAAGGACGAGACGAGCCTGAGGTCGTGGCTGATGAAGATCAGCCCCATGCCACGCTCGGACACCAGCTTGTCGAGAATGGCCAGCACTTCGAGCTGTACCGTCACGTCGAGCGCCGATGTCGGCTCATCTGCGATCAGCAGTTCCGGACCGCAGACCAGCATCATCGCGATCATCACGCGCTGGCCCATGCCGCCCGAAACCTCGTGCGGATAGAGATTGAACACACGCTCCGGATCACGGATCTGCACCGCTTCCAGCATGGCAAGCGCACGCGCACGCCCCTCGCCTTTCGAGACCCGTTCATGGGTTCTAAGGGTTTCCATGATTTGCCGGCCGATCGGCATGACCGGATTGAGCGAGTATTTCGGATCCTGCAGGATCATTGCCAGGCGCTTGCCGCGCAGCGACCGCCGTTGCGAAGCCGGTGCCTTGAGCAAATCGATGTCGCCGAACGCCAGCCGATCCGCGGTGATCCGCGCATGGCCGGGTGTCAGCCCCATGATGGCGCGCCCGGTCTGCGACTTGCCGGAACCGGATTCGCCGACAATGCCGAGACGTTCCTTGCCGAGCGTGAAGTTGACGCCGCGCACCGCTTCGATCGTGCCGGTGCGGGTCGGGAAACTGACCCTCAGGTTTTCAACCGTCAGAAGTGGCGTCATTGGCCGGCCTCCTTCGGATCAAGCGCATCGCGCAACCCGTCGCCCAAAAGATTGAAGCCGAGCGAAACGATCAGGATGGCAAAGCCCGGCATGGCTGCGACCCACCACTGGTCGAGGATGAAGCGGCGACCCGAGGCGATCATCGCGCCCCATTCCGGCAGCGGTGGCTGGGCACCGAGGCCGAGAAAGCCGAGGCCGGCCGCCGTCAGGATGATACCCGCCATGTCGAGCGTCACGCGCACGATCAGCGACGACATGCAGAGCGGGATGATGTGGAACAGCACGATGCGCAGCGGCGACGCCCCCATCAGCTTGACCGCCGAGATGTAATCCGAATTGCGGAAGGTCATCGTTTCGGCGCGGGCGATGCGGGCATAAGGCGGCCAGGATGTGATCGCGATGGCAAGAACCGCATTCTCGATACCCGGACCGAGTGCCGCAACCAGCGCCAGCGCCAGAACCAGTTTCGGAAAGGCGAGGAAGATGTCGGTGACGCGCATCAGCACCGCATCGACCCAGCCGCCGGCATAGCCCGACACAGTGCCGACGATCAGCCCGATCGGGGCCGCGATGATCGCGACCAGCGCGATGACGAACAGGGTCAGGCGCGAGCCATGGATCAACCTTGAGAGGATGTCGCGCCCCTGGTCGTCGGTGCCGAGCAAGTAGCCTTCCGTTCCCGGCGGCAGGAGGCGCGCATTGCGCAGGTCACCCTGGATCGGCGAATGCGGCGCCAGCACGTCGGCGAAGGCGGCGACGAACAGCAGCGCGATCAGGATGGCCAGACCGAGCAGCGCCAGCCGGTTTTCGGAAAACCGCCGCCAGATCATGTAGAGGCGACCGCAACGGGCCTGCCAGCGTGACTGCGGCCGGTCGGAGAGCAGCCATTGGCGGAGACTCGGTTTTGCCGTGAGTTCGGATCCGGTCATCGGCTGCGCGTCCTCGGGTCAAGCATGCGGTAGAGAACGTCCGACAGCAGGTTGATCGCGATGAACACGGAACCGATGACAATCGTCCCGCCCAGCACTGCGTTCATGTCGGCATTCTGCAAGGAATTGGTGATGTAGAGGCCAAGCCCCGGCCAGGAGAAGATCGTCTCCGTCAGCACGGAGCCTTCGAGCAAGCCGGCATAGGACAGCGCGATTACGGTGATCAGCGGCACCGCCGCATTGCGTAGCGCATGGAACCAGATGATCCGCGTTTCAGACAGGCCCTTGGCCCGCGCCGCGACGATATATTCCTGCGAAAGCTCGTTCAGCATGAAGGAGCGCGTCATGCGGCTGATATAGGCGAGCGAGAAATAGCCAAGCAAGGCGCCCGGCAGGATGATGTGGCGGAACAGGTCCCAGAGCACGTCCCACTGCTGCTGCATGGCGGCATCCAGCAGGAAGAAGCCGGTAACAGGGGTAAAGCTGTATTCGTAGACGATGTCGACGCGTCCCGGATAGGCCACCCAGTTGAGCTTGGCATAAAAGAACAAAAGCGCCAGCAGGCCGAGCCAGAAGATCGGCACTGAATAACCGATCAGCCCGATCACCCGGACGATCTGGTCGGCGATCGAGCCGCGCTTGACGGCAGCCAGGATGCCGAGCGGCACGCCGAACAGGACGCCGATGATCGTCCCAACCGTGGCCAGTTCCATGGTCGCTGGAAACACCCGGGCGATATCGGTCAGCACCGGATTGGTGGTCAGAACCGACGTGCCGAAATCGCCGCTGAGCACCTGGCGAATGTAGATGAAGAACTGCTCGTAGAGCGGCAGGTTCAGGCCGAGTTCCTCGCGCACGCGCTCGACGACATGCGCCGGCGCACGGTCGCCAACAATGGCGAGCGCGGGATCGATCGGCACGACACGACCGATGAAAAAGGTCACGGCCAGGAGGCCGAGATACGTCGTCAACACTGTCAGAATGAACTTCAACAGCGAGATGGCAAGCGCCGAGGCGCGCGCGCTACTGCGCCGCGCCTCGGTCCGATTGGAGACATCCGTCAAGGGGATCAGTCCTTGGAGACGGTATAGACGAAGTTGGTGTCGAAGCTCGGTCCGAGCTTGTAATCCTTCACCTTGTCCGAATAGCCGGCGATTTCGGTCTGCTGGAAGATCATAACGAACGGGCCGGTCGCAAGCACCTGCCTCTGCAGGTCCTCATAGATCGCCGCACGCTTTGCCGTGTCCTTTTCGAGTAAGGCGGCCTGGGTCTTGGCCGAAAGCTCCGTCGGGTCCCAGGCATTACGCCATGCGAGCGTCTTGTTCTTGCCCTCGTCGGAATTGTCCGGGTTGAAGGTAAACGTCTCGGCATTCGAGTTCGGGTCGAAATAGTCCGAACCCCACTGGCCGATATAGATGTCGTGCTGGCGGGCACGGAACTTGGTCAGCGTCTGCTTTCCGTCACCCGGAATGATTTCCAGCTTGATGCCGGCCTGAGCCAGTGTCTGCTGGACGTTTTCGGCAATGCCGGTGACCGGCTGGGTATTGCGCACGTCCATGGTGACGGTGAAGCCGTCCGCAAGACCGGCCTTGGCCAACAGTTCCTTGGCCTTAGCCACGTCGAGCTTGTAGGGCTTGTCCTCAAGCGCACCGAGCTGGCCGGACGGCAGGAAGGTCTGGTGGATCGAGCCGATGCCCTTGATCAGGGTTTCGCCAAGCGCATCATAGTCGACCAGATACTTGAAGGCTTCGATGACTTCCGGCTTGGCCAGGTTCGGGTTCTTCTGGTTGAGGCTGAAATAGTAGAGCGTGCCCTTCGGCGCGGACGTCGTGGCAATGCCTTCCTTCTTCGCAACGGCCTCGAAATCGCCCGGCTCGAGGTTGCGTGCAACGTCGATATCGCCGTTTTCAAGCGCCAGGCGCTGTCCAGCGCTTTCCTTCATGTAGCGATAGATGACGCGGGCAAGCTTTGCCTTTTCGCCATAGAAGTTGTCGTTGCGCTCGAGCACGACCACTTCGTTGGCGCGCCATTCGCGGATCTTGAAAGGACCCGAGCCGGCATAGCCGGTCTTCAGGAATTCGTTGCCGAAATCGGTGTCATACTTGTACTCAGCCGTCGGCGTCATCGCCTTGGCCTTCTCGGTGACCAGCACCTTATCGACAACCGAGGCAACCGTGGAGGTCAAAACGTTGAGCACGAAGCTCGGCGCATAGGCCTTGTCGACGGTCAGAACGAATGTCATGTCGTCGGTGGCTTTTGCCTTTTCGGTGACATTGTCGCCGGTCAGGCCGAACTGGGTGAGCAGGAAGGCCGGCGACTTGTCGAGCTTGACGGCGCGCTCGAACGAGTAGGCCACGTCGGCCGCCGTGATCGGATTGCCAGAGGCAAATTTCAGGCCCGACTTGAGCTTGAACGTATAGGTCAGGCCGTCATCCGAAATGGTCCAGCTCTCGGCGAGGTCGCCGATTACCTTCGACGTGTCGGCCGGATCGAGCGCGACCAGCTTGTTGTAGGTGTTGGCCGTCACTTCGGCCGTCGAGATTTCGAAGGCTTCGCCCGGATCGAGCGTAATGATGTCATCGATCGCCCAGGCCAGAACCAGCGTATCGGCCGGCGTCGCGGCATAGGCCTGCGGCGCACCCGCCAGGATCAGCGCGAGCGCCGCGCTGGTCGTCATCAACTTCAAGCGCTTGTTGAATGAATTCATCATCCTATTATTCCCCTTCTTGGTTGTTGGTGGATAACGATCGTATGGCTCGGCACTATTCGTGCCAGGCCGATGCGAGTACTCTCAGCCAGTTTTCCCGGCAGATCTTGTCCAGGTCTTCGCCACCGTATCCAGCAGCCTTCAGCGCTTCAACCAGCTTTTGATTGCCCGCCGCATCGGCGATCTCGGCGGGGATGGTCGCACCGTCGAAATCAGAGCCGATGGCCACGCAATCGATGCCCATGCGCTCGACCAGATAGTCGATATGCTGGACCATGGCCGATACCGGCGTGTCGGCGCTGTCGCGAGCGTCCGGCCGCAGCATGGTGACGGCATAGTTCAGGCCGACCAGACCCCGGCTTTCCTTGATCGCATCCAGCTGCTTGTCGGTCAGGTTGCGGGCAACCGGCGTCAGCGCGTGCACATTGGAATGGCTGGCAATCAGCGGCTGGTCGGTGATCTTGGCGACATCCCAGAAGCCTTTTTCGGTAATGTGCGCCAGATCGATCAGAATGCCCAGTTCATTGCAGCGCTTGACCAGCGCCACGCCGGCATCCGTCAGACCGGGGCCGGTATCGGGCGACATCGGATAGGCGAACGGCACGCCATGGCCGAAGATATTGTTACGGCTCCACACCGGGCCCAGCGAACGCAGGCCCGATGCGTGGAAGGTTTCCAGCACGTCGAGATCCTTGTCGATCGCTTCGCAGCCTTCCATGTGGAGGACGGCGGCAAACACGCCTTCTGCCATGGCCTTGCGGATATCGGCGGTCGAGCGGCAGAGCCTCCAGGCGCCGGCGCGGTCGAGACGCTGAGCGACCGATGCCATTTCGAGAGCGATGTCGAGCGACCGCGGCCGGTCCAGCGGCGGATCGAGCGGCGTGACATAGTGGCCAGCCGCGTCCGGCACCTGCAACGAGAAGTCATGCGGCGACGGAATGTAGATGGCGCAGAGGCCGCCAGCCAGTCCGCCAGCCTTGGCGCGCGGCCCGTCGATATGGCCGGCCGTCGTGCCCTGGGTGAATTCAACGACCGGATCTGTCCCGTCCTTGCGGCTGCGCCACAGGCGAAGCAACACGTCGTTATGGCCGTCGAAGATCAAGTCCATGAAAATGAATTCCGCTTTTCAGTCAAACAGGAGGAGAAGCGCGGTCCCCGTGATCGGGGGCTGGCAGAGTTAAGTCACGGTAGAACCGTGTATTCAGATGGTAGGACCAAATCCCCTCGATATTCAAGGGTGAAAAAATTTTACCCCAACTGAAACTATTCGAGCTTCGGAAGGTGGCCGAGCCAATCGGTCGCCTGCTCGTAAAGCGCCGCCAGCGACAGCACCTCGCCATCGCAACGCGGCCGGCCGATCAGCTGGAATCCGGTCGGCAGGCCATGCGCATTGAAGCCGGCCGGCAGTGCCGCCACCGGCAGACCGGCCATGCTCGGCCCGATCACAACCTCCATCCAGCGATGATAGGTATCCATGTGCCGACCGGCAATCGTTCGCGGCCAGGGGATATCAGCATCGAAGGGAAAGACCTGGGCAGCGGGTGCGATCAGGTAGTCGTAGCGGTCGAAAAGCTTGAGCATCGCCTGGTACCAGGCCGTGCGCAGCGCCGAGGCATCGTAGACTTCGCTCGCCGTCACCTTCAGCCCCAGTCGCACTTCATGCAGGATTTCCGGCTTGAGCGAACCGCGCTTGCCGGGATCCTCATAGAAATCCCGCATGCTGCCGGCGGTCAGGAAACTGCGCAGCGTCGTCCACGCCCACCACAGCCGCTCCATGTCGAAATCGGGCATGGCCTTTTCGACCACGAAGCCGAGCCCGTCGAACACCTTCAAGGCCCTTTCGGACAAAGCCAGCACACCCGGCTCGAATGGCAGATAGCCGTTATAGTCACCCAGCCAGCCGATCCGCCCGCCCGATTTGGCGACGGCTGCATCGAGCAAGATCGGCGCGCTGTCATGAGACGACGGATCACGCCGATCATAACCGGACTGGGTGTTCAGCAGCGCCACCACGTCGGCAACGGAGCGCCCCATCGGCCCGGTGGTCGCAAGCTGGTTGAGATAGGCGTCGCGGCCCGGCAGCGACGGCACCCGGCCGAAACTGGGGCGAAACCCGACGACATTGTTGAAGGCGGCCGGATTGCGCAGCGAGCCCATCATGTCGCTGCCATCGGCGACCGGCACGAGCCGCGCCGCCAGCGCCGCCCCTGCCCCGCCGCTCGATCCGCCGGCCGAGCGGCTGAGATCGTGAGGGTTGCGGGTCGTGCCGAAAACCGGGTTGTAGCTATGCGAACCGAAGCCCCCTTCCGGCGTATTGGTCTTGCCGATGATGATCGCGCCGGCGGCCCGTATCCGCTCCACCTGTATCTCGTCGAAATCGGGAATGAAGTTGCGAAACAGCGGCGAACCATAGGTGCAGGGAATGCCCTTCACCTCGGAGAGATCCTTGATCGCGATCGGTAATCCGTGCATCCAGCCGAGACTGCGACCGGCCTCGCGCTCACGGTCCGCCGCCTTCGCCTCGGCCAGAAGCTGATCCGCCGGCCGCAGGCTGACGATCGCATTGATCTTCGGGTTCAGCGCCTCGATGCGCCGGAGAAACGCCTGCATCACGGCCTCTGCCGTGAGCGCGCCGGACTGGATTGCGGCAGAAAGTGCTGTTGCGCTGAGGGCGGTCGGATCGGTCAAGGCGGGCTCCCGAATGGCTGCGTTGCGGTTTGCCCGATCAGGATCGGGGTGCAACGGTGCATGTGGCACCGACGATGGAGCGCTGCCGCAAACCCGTCAAGCCGATGGTCCACGCGCAAATCACAGCCCTGCCATGCAGCTTGCGAAAATCTTGTCGAAGCCGCGAAATAAAAATGGTCAAACGACCAATTTAGAGGCAACATGCCGTTAATCAGGCTGATCCGGACACGCCGAACGGGTCAGCTCAAACAAACGGGAACATCGGCGAGACAGGTTTACATGCGGGTTTTCGGCGCTCTGCCTTGCGCCGCCGCAATGAGTGGAGGCTTTCGAAGACGGCGACCGGGATGGCACGCGAATTGCGTGACGAAAGTTGCAAGAAGCAGTTGCTGATCCGCTTTGGCAGGTTGCGGCTGCTGTGTGAACCACTCCACGCATAAACCCAACATAAAAAACGGGGGCACTGCTTGAGTTCCATATCACAGAAGGCAGCCATTGAGATCCGCGGCGTCAGCCGTGTTTATGGATCGGGCGGAGGCAAGGTGACCGCATTGGACGGCATCAACCTGAGGATCCGTGAAAACGAATTTTTCACCCTGCTCGGACCATCCGGCTGCGGCAAGACCACGCTCCTGCGCCTGATTGCCGGCTTCGATTTTCCGACCACCGGCGAGATCCTGCTGCACGGCGAGGACATCGCACCGCTTCCGCCGTTCAAGCGGCCGGTCAACACGGTGTTCCAGAGCTACGCGCTCTTCCCGCACATGACCGTCGCCGAAAACATCTGCTTCGGCCTGAAGATGCTCGGCAAGCCGGCTGCCGAGGTCAAGGCGCGCGTCGACGAAATGCTCGAACTGGTCCATATGGTCCCGATGCGCGATCGCCAGGTGAGCCAGATCTCCGGTGGCCAGCAGCAGCGCGTGGCGCTTGCCCGCGCGCTTGCCCCGAAGCCGAAGGTCCTGCTGCTCGATGAGCCGCTGTCGGCCCTCGACTACAAGCTGCGCAAGGAAATGCAGATCGAGCTGAAGCGGGTGCAGGCTGAAACCGGCATCACCTTCATCTTCGTCACCCATGACCAGGAAGAAGCCCTGACCATGTCCGACCGCATCGCGGTCATGTCGATGGGAAGCCTGCGCCAGGTCGGTTCGCCCTGGGACATCTATGACCGCCCGGCCGAACGTTTCGTCGCCGATTTCATCGGCGAAACGAACTTCCTCGAGGCCGACGTGCTGTCGGTCGAAGGTGACCGTGCCATGGTCCGGCTCGCGTCGGGAACGGAAATTGCAGCGACCTTCCCGGATCAGACCACGCCTTCGGGCAAGGTCACCGTGGTCATCCGCCCGGAACATGCCCGCATTGCCGGTCCCGATGCCGCCTCCGTCCTGTCGGGCACTGTCGAGACCGTCGTCTATCTCGGAACGGATACGCATATTCACATTCGGCTGGGCGACGGCGCCCCGTTCATGATCCGCCAGCAGAATGCCCGCAGCGGTCATTGCGGCATCACCGAAGGCGACACGGTAGGCATCGAGCTCAGCGACGATGTCGCGCAGATCCTGAGGGATTGACGATGAGCGCGATGAAAACGGCCCCAGAAAATGCCAGATCGCGCGACATCAAGAACCGCTGGCTGCTGAGCCTGCCCGCGCTTCTCATCATCTTCATCGCCGCCGCCGGACCGCTTCTCGTCATGCTGCTGTATTCGTTCATGGCGAAGGGCGACTATGGCGACGTGAAGTTCGGCGAATTCTCGTCGGAGGGCTGGTTCTCGGTCTTCTTCCAGCGCGACATGTTCGACGACACGTTCGGCCTGGCCACGGCCCATCTGTCGATCATCTGGCGTTCGATCCAGCTATCGTTCTTCACCACGCTACTGACCGTGATCCTCGGCTTTCCGACCGCCTATTTCATTGCGACAAGGCCGCCAAGCTCGCGCGAGATCTGGGTCTTCCTGGTGACGATCCCGTTCTGGACCAATCTCTTGATCCGCACTTTTGCCATGCAGCAGGTGATCCGCAACGAGGGACTGCTGAACAACGCGCTGATCTGGCTCGGGGTGATCAGCAGCCCGCTGCAGATCATGTATACCGACACGGCCAACCTGCTCGGCATGACCTATGTCTATCTGCCGCTGATGGTCCTGCCGCTCTATGCCTCGATCGAGAAACTCGACTTCAGGCTGGTGGAGGCGGGATATGATCTCTATGCCAACCGCTTCCAGGTGTTGAGGCGCATCGTCATCCCACTGGTCATGCCCGGCATCATCGCCGGCTCGATCCTGGTTTTTATTCCCTCGCTCGGCGCCTATGTCATTCCGCGCGTGCTCGGGGGCGGCAAGAACATGATGCTCGGCAACCTGATCGAGATGCAGTTCGGCTCGGGTCGCAACTGGCCACTGGGGGCCGCCATGTCGATCACGCTGATGGCGCTGGTGATGATCGCCCTGATTTTCTATGTGCGCAACGCTTCACGCTCGGGAGCAGGCCATGTTTAAGCCCCGCTTCGATATCCGCGCCCAGCCCGGCTTCGGCTTCATCGCCCTCTTCACCTTCTTCGCGCTCTATCTGCCGATCGGCGCGCTCGTCGCCTATTCCTTCAACGGTGCGGAATCCCTGTCCCACTGGGACGGGTTCTCGCTGCGCTGGTTTGAAGCCGCCTGGCAGAACTCTGCCGTGCAGGATGCCGCCATCCGGTCGCTGATCATCGCGGTCTGGGCCGCGACGCTTGCGACGATGGCCGCCACCATGGCAGCGCTTGCCACCACCCGGACCGAGCCTTATCGCGGCCTGACCTTCAAATATGCGCTGATCAATCAACCGATCATGGTTCCGGAAATCGTCACGGCCGTGGCGCTGTTGATCGTCTTCTCCCGGATCAAGGTCTGGACCGGCTATTCCGGCCTCGGCTACCTGATCGCAGCGCATACCGCGTTTTGCATTCCATTCGCCTATCTGCCGATAAGGGCGCGGCTGGAGAGCATGGACCTGACGCTGGAGCGGGCAGCCGCAGACCTCTACGCCACCCCCTGGATGGCGTTCCGCCATGTGACCTTCCCGCTGCTGCGCCCCGCCCTGATCGCCGGTTTCATGCTGGCCTTCGTCATTTCGCTCGATGACGTCGTCATCACTGAATTTGTCAAATCCGGCGGGCAGGACACCCTGCCGACTTACATGCTGGGTCAGCTGCGGCGCGAGACCACGCCCGAAATCAACGCGATTGCCACGGTCTTCCTGGCGCTGTCGACAGCGCTTGTGATCATCGTCTTCATCGTCAACAGGCGAAAGCAACAGTAATTCGACGTCATAACAACAGAGAGGAACGAAGAATGACAATGAAATGGATGACGACAACCGCAACAGCGCTGATCGCGACGCTTGCCTTCGCCGGTGCGGCTTCTGCTGCCGGCGAACTCAACATCTACAACTGGGGTGACTATACCAGCCCCGAATTGATCAAGAAGTTCGAACAGCAATTCGACGTCAAGGTGACGGTCACCGACTACGATTCCAACGATACGGCGCTGGCCAAGGTACGCGCCGGCGGCCACGGCTTCGACATCGTCGTGCCCTCGGCGAACTACGTGCCGATCTGGGTCAAGGAAGGCCTGCTTGTCGAAGCGCGTCCCGACCAGATGGAAAACTTCAAGAATGTCGATCCGCGCTGGATCGACGTCGCCTGGGACCCGGGCCGTCACTACACTGTTCCGTGGCAGTGGGGCCTGACCGGCATCGGCGTCAACACCTCGGTCTATAAGGGTGACATCAACACCTCGGCAATCTTCCTCGATCCGCCGGCGGAACTGGCCGGCAAGATCAATGTCGCACCGGAAATGAACGACGTGCTCTTCGCCACGATCAAGTACTTCGGCGGTGACTGGTGCACGATGGACAAGGACGTGCTGCGCAAGACGCGCGACAAGCTTGTCGAAGCAAAAGCGAAGTGGCTGGCCATGGACTACAGCGTCACCGAGAAGCTACCCGCCGGCGACTATTCGGCCGTCTACTACTGGAACGGCGCCATCATGCGCTCGCGCGCCAAGAACGCCGACATCAAGTTCGGCTACCCGAAGGAGGGCTTCCCCTTCTTCATGGACAGCGTTGCCATCCTGAAGGATGCAAAAAACCCGGAAAATGCCAAGCTGTTCATGAACTTCATCATGGATCCGGAAAATGCCGCGATGATTTCCGCCTTCGCGAAATACGCCAACGGCATCAAGGGCTCGGAGAAATTCCTGCCGGCTGACATGCAGACGGCACCGGAACTGGTGGTCCCAACTGAATTCGAAGCAGCAGGCGAGTTCCTCATCGCTTGCGACCCGGAAGTCCAGCAACTCTACTCCAAGATCTGGACCGAAGTGCAGAAGTAAGCCGGTCCGACACTCAACTGACGACAATGACCAGCGGGAGCGCCGCACGGCGCTCCCGTCTGGAGGAGCATTTCCATGACCACCGATTTTGCCAGGGCGCACGGCTTTGAACGCAGCGCCGTGTCCCTTGCCAACTGGCGCACGGCCCCGTTCAGCCGCTGGAGCTTTGCCCATGCGGCCGAAGTGGTGCCGAGTGCAGCAATCCACGCCGCAGCCGAGCAGCCGGAAACGGCATTGCACCAGTCACCTTTGCTCGACCGTCCGATGGACACCGGCCTCGCCGGCCATGGCACGGCCCGCGACTTTCTCGCCTATGCCCACACGGATGCCTTCGTCATGATGCGCAGCGGACAGGTGATTGCCGAGCACTATGCGCCGCATGCCGAGGTCAACCAGCCGCATATCGTCTTTTCGGTGAGCAAGTCGCTGACCGCGCTCTTGATGGCAAACCTTGAAGCCGATGGACTGATCGATCCGGACAAGCCGGTGACCAGCCTTCTGCCCGAAGCGGAGGGCTCCGCCTATGGCGACTGCACGATCCGCGACGTGCTCGACATGCGCGTCAGCCTGGCATTCGACGAAGCCTATCTCAACACCGATGGCGCCTATGCCCGCTATCGCCGCGCGACGCTGTGGAACCCCGCCGATCCGGAAACGCCGACCGAGACGC encodes:
- a CDS encoding ABC transporter ATP-binding protein; the protein is MKLSLSIRDMIVRFDGFRALDTVSLDVETGQSFGIVGESGSGKSTLLRAVAGLNPFDEGTLTVSGRSYSGRRRDREFYRTVQMVFQDPYGSLHPRQTVDRLLLEPLAIHGIPDAEVRIARALDEVGLGSGFRFRFSHQLSGGQRQRIAIARALILEPKILLLDEPTSALDASIQAEILNLLEQVRKDRGLTFVMVSHDLSVISHMCEKLVVMKSGKVVETLSTEQLRSRDFSTDYTRQLLTASEGFRRD
- a CDS encoding ABC transporter ATP-binding protein — protein: MTPLLTVENLRVSFPTRTGTIEAVRGVNFTLGKERLGIVGESGSGKSQTGRAIMGLTPGHARITADRLAFGDIDLLKAPASQRRSLRGKRLAMILQDPKYSLNPVMPIGRQIMETLRTHERVSKGEGRARALAMLEAVQIRDPERVFNLYPHEVSGGMGQRVMIAMMLVCGPELLIADEPTSALDVTVQLEVLAILDKLVSERGMGLIFISHDLRLVSSFCDRVLVMYAGKVVEEIEASKLSEAKHPYTQGLLNCLPQIAADRHPLPVLERQAEWKL
- a CDS encoding ABC transporter permease; amino-acid sequence: MTGSELTAKPSLRQWLLSDRPQSRWQARCGRLYMIWRRFSENRLALLGLAILIALLFVAAFADVLAPHSPIQGDLRNARLLPPGTEGYLLGTDDQGRDILSRLIHGSRLTLFVIALVAIIAAPIGLIVGTVSGYAGGWVDAVLMRVTDIFLAFPKLVLALALVAALGPGIENAVLAIAITSWPPYARIARAETMTFRNSDYISAVKLMGASPLRIVLFHIIPLCMSSLIVRVTLDMAGIILTAAGLGFLGLGAQPPLPEWGAMIASGRRFILDQWWVAAMPGFAILIVSLGFNLLGDGLRDALDPKEAGQ
- a CDS encoding ABC transporter permease produces the protein MTDVSNRTEARRSSARASALAISLLKFILTVLTTYLGLLAVTFFIGRVVPIDPALAIVGDRAPAHVVERVREELGLNLPLYEQFFIYIRQVLSGDFGTSVLTTNPVLTDIARVFPATMELATVGTIIGVLFGVPLGILAAVKRGSIADQIVRVIGLIGYSVPIFWLGLLALLFFYAKLNWVAYPGRVDIVYEYSFTPVTGFFLLDAAMQQQWDVLWDLFRHIILPGALLGYFSLAYISRMTRSFMLNELSQEYIVAARAKGLSETRIIWFHALRNAAVPLITVIALSYAGLLEGSVLTETIFSWPGLGLYITNSLQNADMNAVLGGTIVIGSVFIAINLLSDVLYRMLDPRTRSR
- a CDS encoding ABC transporter substrate-binding protein, coding for MMNSFNKRLKLMTTSAALALILAGAPQAYAATPADTLVLAWAIDDIITLDPGEAFEISTAEVTANTYNKLVALDPADTSKVIGDLAESWTISDDGLTYTFKLKSGLKFASGNPITAADVAYSFERAVKLDKSPAFLLTQFGLTGDNVTEKAKATDDMTFVLTVDKAYAPSFVLNVLTSTVASVVDKVLVTEKAKAMTPTAEYKYDTDFGNEFLKTGYAGSGPFKIREWRANEVVVLERNDNFYGEKAKLARVIYRYMKESAGQRLALENGDIDVARNLEPGDFEAVAKKEGIATTSAPKGTLYYFSLNQKNPNLAKPEVIEAFKYLVDYDALGETLIKGIGSIHQTFLPSGQLGALEDKPYKLDVAKAKELLAKAGLADGFTVTMDVRNTQPVTGIAENVQQTLAQAGIKLEIIPGDGKQTLTKFRARQHDIYIGQWGSDYFDPNSNAETFTFNPDNSDEGKNKTLAWRNAWDPTELSAKTQAALLEKDTAKRAAIYEDLQRQVLATGPFVMIFQQTEIAGYSDKVKDYKLGPSFDTNFVYTVSKD
- a CDS encoding dipeptidase, with the protein product MDLIFDGHNDVLLRLWRSRKDGTDPVVEFTQGTTAGHIDGPRAKAGGLAGGLCAIYIPSPHDFSLQVPDAAGHYVTPLDPPLDRPRSLDIALEMASVAQRLDRAGAWRLCRSTADIRKAMAEGVFAAVLHMEGCEAIDKDLDVLETFHASGLRSLGPVWSRNNIFGHGVPFAYPMSPDTGPGLTDAGVALVKRCNELGILIDLAHITEKGFWDVAKITDQPLIASHSNVHALTPVARNLTDKQLDAIKESRGLVGLNYAVTMLRPDARDSADTPVSAMVQHIDYLVERMGIDCVAIGSDFDGATIPAEIADAAGNQKLVEALKAAGYGGEDLDKICRENWLRVLASAWHE
- a CDS encoding amidase, with the protein product MTDPTALSATALSAAIQSGALTAEAVMQAFLRRIEALNPKINAIVSLRPADQLLAEAKAADREREAGRSLGWMHGLPIAIKDLSEVKGIPCTYGSPLFRNFIPDFDEIQVERIRAAGAIIIGKTNTPEGGFGSHSYNPVFGTTRNPHDLSRSAGGSSGGAGAALAARLVPVADGSDMMGSLRNPAAFNNVVGFRPSFGRVPSLPGRDAYLNQLATTGPMGRSVADVVALLNTQSGYDRRDPSSHDSAPILLDAAVAKSGGRIGWLGDYNGYLPFEPGVLALSERALKVFDGLGFVVEKAMPDFDMERLWWAWTTLRSFLTAGSMRDFYEDPGKRGSLKPEILHEVRLGLKVTASEVYDASALRTAWYQAMLKLFDRYDYLIAPAAQVFPFDADIPWPRTIAGRHMDTYHRWMEVVIGPSMAGLPVAALPAGFNAHGLPTGFQLIGRPRCDGEVLSLAALYEQATDWLGHLPKLE